In Oryza brachyantha chromosome 1, ObraRS2, whole genome shotgun sequence, the following are encoded in one genomic region:
- the LOC102700011 gene encoding uncharacterized protein LOC102700011: MCGYAASCNPGEFEQQQVVVSSQIQDQLNQISMHMSMDDESAVYDGASMVEVDDLLMTSSAHHGGCFTSSSSSSASFPSASVSCSPESSAAAHVLGAPAAAAAGFLYPEVSSQAAPLPLRRPPLVPYEPEPQHQCHGSYTDLQSPASGRGAFKRYARHLGPRRPPNKAPGQRMFKTAMSVLAKMHVAMTYSRQYYYQQAAAAEAEAPEPPSGNQLQHMISERKRREKLNDSFVALKAVLPPGSKKDKTSILIRAREYVKSLESKLSELEKKNRELEARLAMAKNDGSETAAAAAAAPDAAGDDTKREDELVEIELTSGGAGAAVGSGQDEETCCTLNVAVTPPPSRRGGGGGMSTTDVVLRTLQCLREQIGDGASLVAMSTSAGSGGRPPRANLTLQLKV; the protein is encoded by the exons ATGTGCGGCTACGCTGCCAG CTGCAACCCCGGTGAGtttgagcagcagcaggtggtgGTCAGCTCGCAGATTCAGGACCAGCTCAACCAG ATCAGCATGCACATGAGCAtggacgacgagtcggcggtGTACGACGGCGCCTCCATGGTGGAGGTGGACGACCTGCTGATGACCTCGTCGGCGCACCACGGCGGCTgcttcacctcctcctcgtcgtcgtctgcttccttcccctccgcctccgtctCATGCAGCCcggagagctcggcggcggcgcacgtcCTCGGagcgccagcggcggcggccgcggggtTCCTGTACCCGGAGGTCTCGTCGCAGGCGGCGCCGTTGCCACTGCGACGGCCACCCTTGGTGCCATACGAGCCCGAGCCCCAGCACCAGTGCCACGGCAGCTACACCGACCTGcagtcgccggcgagcggccgcggcgcgtTCAAGCGGTACGCGCGGCACCTCGGCCCGAGGCGGCCGCCCAATAAGGCGCCCGGGCAGAGGATGTTCAAGACGGCCATGTCGGTGCTGGCCAAGATGCACGTGGCGATGACGTACAGCCGGCAGTACTACTaccagcaggcggcggcggcggaggcggaggcgccggagccgccgtCCGGCAACCAGCTGCAGCACATGATCTCCGAGCGCAAGCGGCGGGAGAAGCTCAACGACAGCTTCGTCGCCCTCAAGGCCGTCCTCCCTCCCGGCTCCAAA AAAGACAAGACGTCGATACTGATCAGGGCAAGGGAGTACGTGAAGTCACTTGAGTCCAAGCTGTCGGAGCTGGAGAAGAAGAACCGGGAGCTGGAGGCGCGGCTGGCCATGGCCAAGAACGACGGgagcgagacggcggcggcagcggcggcggcacccgacgccgccggcgacgacacgaAGCGAGAGGACGAACTAGTAGAGATCGAGCtgaccagcggcggcgccggagcggCGGTGGGATCAGGCCAAGACGAGGAGACCTGCTGCACGCTCAACGTAGCCGTGACGCCACCGCCatcgcgacgcggcggcggcggcggcatgagCACGACGGACGTCGTGCTCCGGACGCTGCAGTGCCTGAGGGAGCagatcggcgacggcgccagcCTGGTGGCGATGAGCACCagcgccggctccggcggccgccCTCCTCGAGCGAACCTAACATTACAGCTTAaggtataa